The Micromonospora sp. NBC_01740 genome includes a window with the following:
- a CDS encoding ankyrin repeat domain-containing protein: MNLRQRKKRTKRLMEAVRREDAAAVSALLRAGADPNVPDRDRTTPLYQASVNGSAELVRVLLAAGAVPDTESGGDMEGTPLCAAAAWGYNTVVHLLLIHGADPNLREGQGTGYSPLDWALRGDHSQAAGLLLAAGAKRAAHTDADI, from the coding sequence GTGAACCTGCGACAGCGGAAGAAGCGCACGAAGCGACTGATGGAGGCAGTGCGACGCGAAGACGCCGCAGCCGTGAGCGCTCTCCTTCGCGCCGGTGCGGACCCCAACGTTCCCGACCGTGACCGCACCACTCCGCTGTATCAGGCATCCGTCAACGGCTCGGCTGAACTCGTGCGGGTACTCCTGGCAGCCGGCGCGGTACCCGACACCGAGAGCGGAGGTGACATGGAGGGAACGCCCCTATGCGCTGCCGCGGCCTGGGGATACAACACCGTCGTACACCTACTTCTCATCCACGGTGCAGACCCGAATCTGCGCGAAGGCCAAGGAACCGGCTACTCACCACTGGATTGGGCGCTACGCGGCGATCATTCACAGGCGGCCGGCCTACTCCTGGCCGCTGGCGCGAAGCGCGCTGCTCATACCGACGCTGACATCTGA
- a CDS encoding MFS transporter: MPPHEHTGHPRRWAILGVLVISLLVVVLDNTILNVALRTLADPVHGLGASQAELEWSINSYTLVFAGLLFTLGVLGDRAGRKRFLLIGLVLFGLASLLSAYAQSPAQLVAARALMGVGGAAIMPVTLSIISNVFDPRERGRAIGVWAGAVGLAVAIGPILGGALLEHYWWGSVFLINVPVVALGVVLVALLVPESRDPDPGRVDVVGVLLSVVGLVALTYGIIDGGEHGFGRPLVWVAILGGLAVLAWFVAYERRSDHPSLDVRLFRVPRFAAPVAIVGLIFFAAMGVMFFTSFYLQLVRGYSPLETGLLFLPFAAAQLIFAPASAAMVRRYGGKAVAAVGLALTVVALGAFAFVDATTPIWVVLVVFFLQGSGMANIMPPATESIMSALPREKAGVGSAVSNTVRQVAGALGVAVLGSVLSAVYRADVDPALRDLPAGAREAAGESISGAYAAAGQLGPAAPQLIAVADDAFLAAMHWAAGLAAAIAALGILVVLRWMPGRPAEAAGRPAPVGEPELAGTA, from the coding sequence ATGCCACCGCACGAGCACACGGGACACCCGAGGAGGTGGGCGATCCTCGGGGTGCTGGTGATCAGCCTGCTCGTGGTCGTCCTGGACAACACGATCCTCAACGTCGCGCTGCGGACCCTCGCCGACCCGGTGCACGGCCTCGGCGCGAGTCAGGCCGAGCTGGAGTGGTCGATCAACTCCTACACGCTGGTCTTCGCCGGCCTGCTGTTCACCTTGGGCGTGCTCGGTGACCGCGCCGGGCGTAAGCGCTTCCTGCTGATCGGCCTGGTGCTCTTCGGGCTGGCGTCGCTGCTGTCGGCGTACGCGCAGAGCCCCGCGCAACTCGTCGCGGCCCGCGCGCTGATGGGCGTGGGTGGCGCGGCCATCATGCCGGTCACGCTCTCGATCATCTCCAACGTCTTCGATCCCCGGGAGCGGGGCCGGGCGATCGGCGTCTGGGCCGGCGCGGTCGGCCTGGCCGTGGCCATCGGCCCGATCCTCGGCGGCGCGCTGCTGGAGCACTACTGGTGGGGCTCGGTCTTCCTGATCAACGTGCCGGTGGTGGCGCTCGGCGTGGTGCTGGTGGCGCTGCTCGTGCCGGAGTCGCGGGACCCGGATCCGGGCCGCGTCGACGTCGTCGGCGTGCTGCTGTCGGTGGTGGGGCTCGTCGCGTTGACCTACGGCATCATCGACGGCGGCGAGCACGGCTTCGGCCGCCCGCTGGTCTGGGTCGCGATCCTGGGCGGCCTGGCGGTGCTGGCCTGGTTCGTCGCGTACGAGCGGCGCAGCGACCACCCGTCGCTGGACGTGCGGCTGTTCCGGGTGCCGCGCTTCGCCGCGCCGGTGGCCATCGTCGGGCTGATCTTCTTCGCCGCGATGGGCGTCATGTTCTTCACCTCGTTCTACCTGCAACTGGTGCGCGGCTACAGCCCGCTGGAGACCGGCCTGCTCTTCCTGCCCTTCGCGGCGGCCCAGCTCATCTTCGCCCCGGCCAGCGCGGCGATGGTCCGCCGGTACGGCGGCAAGGCCGTCGCGGCGGTCGGGCTGGCGCTGACCGTGGTCGCGCTCGGCGCGTTCGCGTTCGTCGACGCGACCACCCCGATCTGGGTGGTGCTTGTCGTCTTCTTCCTCCAGGGCAGCGGGATGGCCAACATCATGCCGCCGGCCACGGAGTCCATCATGTCCGCGCTGCCCCGGGAGAAGGCCGGCGTCGGCTCGGCGGTCAGCAACACGGTCCGGCAGGTGGCCGGCGCGCTCGGTGTGGCGGTGCTCGGGTCGGTGCTCTCCGCGGTCTACCGCGCCGACGTCGACCCCGCCCTGCGGGACCTGCCCGCCGGGGCGCGCGAGGCGGCCGGCGAGTCCATCTCCGGCGCGTACGCCGCGGCGGGTCAGCTCGGGCCGGCGGCGCCGCAGCTGATCGCGGTCGCCGACGACGCCTTCCTGGCCGCGATGCACTGGGCGGCGGGTCTCGCTGCCGCGATCGCCGCGCTCGGCATCCTCGTGGTGCTGCGCTGGATGCCCGGCCGCCCCGCGGAGGCGGCGGGGAGGCCGGCACCGGTGGGGGAACCCGAGTTGGCCGGGACCGCCTAG
- a CDS encoding TetR/AcrR family transcriptional regulator codes for MSDMTSTADAPRPPGRPRSVRADEAIVEAALDLLADGSTIEAISIEAIAARAGVGKATIYRRWPGKDALLRDALRTLKGTPPEPAGHSVRDDLILLVGAVGNHIDPRAARIMPCLVPEVNRSPEQYQLYQNIIEPRREMMREVLRRGMRSGELRADLDVEVVMAMLTGPMLVQRVMRWHPDLDEATLPQRIVDGVLDGIRAR; via the coding sequence ATGTCCGACATGACTTCCACCGCCGACGCTCCTCGGCCGCCCGGGCGGCCGAGGAGCGTCCGCGCGGACGAGGCGATCGTCGAGGCCGCCCTCGACCTGCTCGCCGACGGCAGCACGATCGAGGCGATCTCGATCGAGGCGATCGCCGCCCGCGCCGGGGTCGGCAAGGCCACCATCTACCGCCGCTGGCCGGGCAAGGACGCGCTGCTGCGCGACGCCCTGCGTACGCTCAAGGGCACCCCGCCGGAGCCCGCCGGCCACTCGGTCCGCGACGACCTGATCCTGCTGGTCGGCGCGGTCGGCAACCACATCGACCCGCGGGCGGCGCGGATCATGCCCTGCCTGGTGCCGGAGGTCAACCGCAGCCCCGAGCAGTACCAGCTCTACCAGAACATCATCGAGCCGCGGCGGGAGATGATGCGCGAGGTGCTGCGGCGCGGGATGCGTTCCGGCGAGCTGCGCGCGGATCTCGACGTCGAGGTGGTCATGGCGATGCTGACCGGCCCGATGCTGGTGCAGCGCGTCATGCGCTGGCACCCCGACCTCGACGAGGCGACCTTGCCGCAGCGCATCGTCGACGGCGTCCTGGACGGCATCCGCGCCCGCTGA
- a CDS encoding helix-turn-helix domain-containing protein produces MSVMSSPVEFLELLAREAAAVEFEGPLIAARAAGLPPARLAELEQAKTVALRVRALLERRRRREVELSGLYDTVSDLAGLRDLDDVLRAIVHRARNLLGADVAYMTLDDEERGDTYMRVTDGSVSARFQQLRLPMGAGLGGLVAQSGAPYVTANYPEDDRFHHTGEIDAGVGEEGLVAILGVPLRLGSTSIGVLYAANRSARPFVREEVALLVSLAAHAAVAIDTARLLAETQAALEELSTANTTIRAHSSSVERAAAAHDRMTALVLRGGGVEDVAAAVTDVLGGALLALDAEGRLLARVGEIEEPDRADMVEAVAASRTEGRSVRRGRLWYAAVVAGAENMGALVLRPDDELVDADQRILERASLVTALLLLFRRTVAEAEGRVRGELLDDLIARPLRDTDALRSRARRLGVDLDAPHVLVAVGDDAIAATGSARQRVLSWATTYASTRGGLAAARDGRVVLMLPGQDAGGSARAVARDLSRVTGRPVTAGSSGPSTGPASLAATFAEAERCLTALGALGRSGQGASTAELGFVGLLLGAVGDGGDKDVNRFLTATVGPVVDYDARRGTALVRTLEAYFGVGGSLARAAELLHVHVNTVTQRLERVGQLLGADWQKPERALEVQLALRLHRLRTPAA; encoded by the coding sequence ATGTCGGTCATGTCGTCACCGGTGGAGTTCCTGGAACTGCTCGCCCGCGAGGCCGCCGCGGTGGAGTTCGAGGGGCCGCTCATCGCCGCGCGCGCCGCCGGGCTGCCGCCCGCGCGGCTCGCCGAGCTGGAGCAGGCCAAGACGGTGGCGCTGCGGGTCCGCGCGCTGCTGGAACGCCGCCGCCGCCGGGAGGTCGAGCTCTCCGGGCTGTACGACACGGTCAGCGACCTGGCCGGGCTGCGCGACCTGGACGACGTGCTGCGCGCGATCGTGCACCGGGCGCGCAACCTGCTCGGCGCGGACGTGGCCTACATGACCCTCGACGACGAGGAGCGCGGCGACACGTACATGCGGGTCACCGACGGTTCGGTTTCCGCCCGCTTCCAGCAGCTGCGCCTGCCGATGGGCGCGGGCCTCGGCGGCCTGGTGGCCCAGTCCGGCGCCCCGTACGTCACCGCGAACTACCCGGAGGACGACCGCTTCCACCACACCGGCGAGATCGACGCCGGCGTGGGCGAGGAGGGCCTGGTGGCCATCCTCGGGGTGCCGCTGCGGCTCGGCTCGACCTCGATCGGGGTGCTCTACGCGGCCAACCGCTCGGCCCGGCCGTTCGTCCGGGAGGAGGTGGCGCTGCTGGTCTCCCTCGCCGCGCACGCGGCGGTGGCGATCGACACCGCGCGGCTGCTCGCGGAGACGCAGGCGGCGCTGGAGGAGCTGTCGACGGCCAACACCACCATCCGGGCGCACAGCAGCTCCGTCGAGCGGGCCGCGGCGGCGCACGACCGGATGACCGCGCTGGTGCTGCGCGGCGGCGGCGTGGAGGACGTCGCCGCGGCGGTCACCGACGTGCTCGGCGGGGCGCTGCTGGCGCTCGACGCGGAGGGCCGGCTGCTCGCCCGGGTCGGCGAGATCGAGGAGCCGGACCGGGCGGACATGGTGGAGGCGGTGGCCGCGTCGCGTACGGAGGGCCGCAGCGTGCGCCGGGGCCGGCTCTGGTACGCCGCCGTGGTGGCCGGGGCGGAGAACATGGGCGCGCTGGTGCTGCGCCCCGACGACGAGCTGGTCGACGCCGACCAGCGGATCCTGGAGCGGGCGTCGCTGGTGACGGCGCTGCTGCTGTTGTTCCGGCGTACCGTCGCCGAGGCGGAGGGGCGGGTCCGGGGCGAGCTGCTCGACGACCTGATCGCCCGGCCGCTGCGGGACACGGACGCGCTGCGCAGCCGGGCCCGTCGGCTCGGGGTGGACCTGGACGCCCCGCACGTGCTCGTGGCGGTCGGCGACGACGCCATCGCCGCCACCGGCTCGGCCCGGCAGCGGGTGCTCTCCTGGGCCACCACGTACGCCTCGACCCGGGGCGGGCTGGCGGCCGCCCGCGACGGTCGGGTGGTGCTGATGCTGCCCGGGCAGGACGCGGGCGGCAGCGCCCGGGCGGTGGCCCGGGACCTGTCCCGGGTGACCGGTCGGCCGGTGACCGCCGGGTCGAGCGGCCCGTCGACGGGGCCGGCGTCGCTGGCCGCGACGTTCGCCGAGGCGGAGCGGTGCCTGACCGCACTGGGCGCGTTGGGCCGCTCGGGGCAGGGGGCGAGCACGGCCGAGCTGGGCTTCGTCGGGCTGCTGCTGGGCGCGGTCGGCGACGGGGGCGACAAGGACGTCAACCGGTTCCTGACCGCCACCGTCGGGCCGGTCGTCGACTACGACGCCCGGCGGGGCACCGCGCTGGTGCGGACCCTGGAGGCGTACTTCGGGGTGGGCGGCAGCCTCGCCCGGGCCGCCGAGCTGCTGCACGTGCACGTCAACACGGTCACCCAGCGGCTGGAGCGGGTCGGGCAGCTGCTCGGCGCGGACTGGCAGAAGCCGGAGCGGGCGCTGGAGGTGCAGCTGGCCCTGCGCCTGCACCGCCTGCGTACGCCCGCCGCCTGA
- a CDS encoding 3-hydroxybutyrate dehydrogenase, with translation MTAEPVAVPHVVHVDLAGRTALVTGGGSGIGRACALRLGAAGAKVLVVDRNIEAAKAVAAEAGGRAEGVDLADPDAVDRLDADVDIVVNNAGLQHVAPVQEFPAERFGHLHRVMVEAPFLIIRRALPHMYARGWGRIVNISSVHGLRASPYKSAYVSAKHALEGLSKVVALEGAPHGVTANCINPAYVRTALVESQIADQAASHGIPESEVVEKIMLARAAIKRLIEPEEVSELVAYLCSPPAAFITGASIALDGGWTAN, from the coding sequence ATGACGGCAGAACCCGTGGCGGTCCCCCACGTCGTACACGTCGACCTCGCTGGTCGTACCGCCCTGGTGACCGGGGGCGGGAGCGGCATCGGCCGGGCCTGCGCCCTGCGGCTGGGCGCCGCTGGCGCCAAGGTCCTGGTGGTGGACCGCAACATCGAGGCGGCCAAGGCGGTGGCGGCGGAGGCCGGCGGGCGGGCCGAGGGCGTGGACCTGGCCGACCCGGACGCGGTGGACCGCCTCGACGCCGACGTGGACATCGTGGTGAACAACGCGGGCCTGCAGCACGTGGCGCCGGTGCAGGAGTTTCCTGCGGAGCGCTTCGGCCACCTGCACCGGGTGATGGTCGAGGCACCGTTCCTGATCATCCGCCGGGCGCTGCCGCACATGTACGCCAGGGGCTGGGGGCGGATCGTGAACATCTCCTCGGTGCACGGGCTGCGCGCCTCGCCGTACAAGTCGGCATACGTCTCCGCCAAGCACGCGCTGGAGGGGCTGTCGAAGGTGGTCGCGCTGGAGGGCGCCCCGCACGGCGTGACCGCCAACTGCATCAACCCGGCGTACGTGCGCACCGCGCTGGTGGAGAGCCAGATCGCCGACCAGGCCGCCAGCCACGGCATCCCCGAGAGCGAGGTGGTCGAGAAGATCATGTTGGCGCGGGCGGCGATCAAGCGGCTGATCGAGCCGGAGGAGGTGTCCGAACTCGTGGCCTACCTCTGCTCGCCGCCGGCGGCGTTCATCACGGGCGCGTCCATCGCGCTCGACGGGGGCTGGACGGCGAACTAG
- the ruvC gene encoding crossover junction endodeoxyribonuclease RuvC: MRVLGVDPGLTRCGVGVVEGVPGRPCTLIAYYVVHTDPDDDLALRLLHLDRSLTDLVAEHRPDSVAVERVFSQHNVRTVMGTAQASGIAVLAGARAGLPVQTYTPSEVKAAVTGSGQADKAQMTAMVTRLLRLAEPPRPADAADALALAICHVWRGGTRSKLAAAADRVRRGGAR, translated from the coding sequence GTGCGGGTGCTGGGCGTCGACCCGGGGCTGACCCGGTGCGGGGTCGGCGTGGTCGAGGGTGTGCCGGGGCGCCCCTGCACGCTGATCGCCTACTACGTCGTCCACACCGATCCGGACGACGATCTGGCGCTGCGCCTGCTGCACCTGGACCGTTCGCTCACCGATCTGGTCGCCGAGCACCGGCCCGACAGCGTCGCCGTCGAGCGGGTCTTCAGCCAGCACAACGTCCGCACCGTGATGGGCACCGCCCAGGCCAGCGGGATCGCCGTGCTCGCCGGCGCCCGCGCCGGGCTGCCCGTGCAGACCTACACGCCCAGTGAGGTGAAGGCGGCCGTGACCGGTTCCGGCCAGGCCGACAAGGCGCAGATGACCGCGATGGTCACCCGGCTGCTGCGGCTGGCCGAGCCGCCGAGGCCGGCGGACGCCGCCGACGCCCTGGCCCTGGCCATCTGTCACGTGTGGCGCGGCGGGACGCGTTCCAAGCTGGCCGCCGCGGCCGACCGGGTACGACGAGGAGGAGCCAGATGA
- the ruvA gene encoding Holliday junction branch migration protein RuvA has protein sequence MIASVRGVVTATGPDHAVVEVGGVGLAVQCAPGTLADLRIGQPARLATSLVVREDSLTLYGFADDDAKQLFELLQTASGVGPRLAQAVLAVHTPDAVRKAIANADTAALTRVPGIGKKGAERLVLELRDRVGPVPVGADGAAGVTGGAWPEQVRQALVGLGWTAGQADQAVAAVAETIDGDVPPVPVLLKQAIRLLGRTR, from the coding sequence ATGATCGCCAGCGTGCGCGGGGTGGTGACCGCGACCGGTCCGGATCACGCCGTGGTGGAGGTCGGCGGGGTGGGCCTGGCGGTGCAGTGCGCCCCGGGCACCCTCGCCGACCTGCGCATCGGCCAGCCCGCCCGGCTGGCCACCAGCCTGGTCGTCCGGGAGGATTCGCTCACCCTCTACGGCTTCGCCGACGACGACGCCAAGCAGTTGTTCGAGCTGCTCCAGACCGCCAGCGGCGTGGGCCCCCGGCTGGCCCAGGCGGTGCTCGCCGTGCACACCCCCGACGCGGTGCGCAAGGCGATCGCCAACGCCGACACCGCCGCGCTGACCCGGGTGCCCGGCATCGGCAAGAAGGGCGCGGAGCGCCTGGTCCTGGAGCTGCGCGACCGCGTCGGCCCGGTGCCGGTCGGCGCCGACGGCGCGGCCGGGGTCACCGGCGGCGCCTGGCCCGAGCAGGTCCGGCAGGCGCTGGTCGGGCTCGGCTGGACGGCCGGGCAGGCCGACCAGGCGGTGGCCGCCGTCGCGGAGACCATCGACGGTGACGTGCCGCCGGTGCCGGTCCTGCTCAAGCAGGCCATCCGGCTGCTGGGCCGCACCCGGTGA
- the ruvB gene encoding Holliday junction branch migration DNA helicase RuvB gives MTGSDGGLVSAYVHDADLDAEATVRPKRLEEFIAQHRVRDQLDLLLQGAMRRGSPPDHILLSGPPGLGKTTLANIVAAELGSGIRVTSGPAIERSGDLAAILTSLAEGDVLFIDEIHRIAKPAEELLYSAMEDFRVDVIVGKGPGATAIPLDVEPFTLVGATTRSGLLTGPMRDRFGFVAHLDFYSPADLEVLLRRSARILGVPITDDGAAEVAGRSRGTPRIANRLLRRVRDFAEVRADGVVTLETARAALTVYDVDALGLDRLDRAVLTALVDSFRGGPVGLSTLAVAVGEQPDTVEEVCEPFLVRAGLLARTPRGRVATEAAWRHLGRTPPNGTFGANAPVTPDLFSTDADQP, from the coding sequence GTGACGGGCTCCGACGGCGGGCTGGTCTCCGCCTACGTGCACGATGCCGACCTCGACGCGGAGGCCACGGTCCGGCCGAAGCGGCTGGAGGAGTTCATCGCCCAGCACCGGGTCCGCGACCAGCTCGACCTGCTGCTCCAGGGCGCGATGCGGCGCGGCTCCCCGCCCGACCACATCCTCCTGTCGGGCCCGCCCGGCTTGGGTAAGACCACCCTGGCCAACATCGTCGCCGCCGAGCTGGGCTCGGGCATCCGGGTGACCAGCGGCCCGGCGATCGAGCGCTCCGGCGACCTGGCGGCGATCCTGACCAGCCTCGCCGAGGGCGACGTGCTCTTCATCGACGAGATCCACCGGATCGCCAAGCCGGCCGAGGAGTTGCTCTACAGCGCGATGGAGGACTTCCGGGTCGACGTGATCGTCGGCAAGGGTCCGGGCGCGACGGCGATCCCGCTGGACGTCGAGCCGTTCACCCTGGTCGGCGCGACCACCCGCTCCGGCCTGCTCACCGGGCCGATGCGCGACCGGTTCGGCTTCGTCGCGCACCTCGACTTCTACTCGCCGGCCGACCTGGAGGTGCTGCTGCGCCGTTCGGCCCGGATCCTCGGCGTGCCGATCACCGACGACGGCGCCGCCGAGGTCGCCGGCCGCTCCCGGGGCACGCCGCGCATCGCCAACCGGCTGCTGCGCCGGGTCCGCGACTTCGCCGAGGTCCGGGCCGACGGGGTGGTCACCCTGGAGACCGCCCGGGCCGCCCTCACGGTGTACGACGTCGACGCACTGGGCCTGGACCGGCTGGACCGGGCGGTGCTGACCGCGCTCGTCGACTCGTTCCGGGGCGGGCCGGTCGGCCTGTCCACGCTGGCCGTGGCGGTGGGTGAGCAGCCGGACACGGTGGAGGAGGTCTGCGAGCCGTTCCTGGTCCGGGCCGGCCTGCTGGCCCGTACGCCGCGCGGCCGGGTCGCCACGGAGGCCGCCTGGCGGCATCTGGGCCGTACGCCGCCGAATGGTACATTTGGCGCGAATGCTCCTGTGACGCCCGATCTGTTCTCGACGGATGCCGATCAGCCGTGA
- the yajC gene encoding preprotein translocase subunit YajC encodes MLYAAEGGGGAGSLTPILMIALLFGVMYFMMIRPQQKRRREAESMQSALAPGDEVVTIGGLYGTVTGVDDDTVLLEVAPGVQTRYARPAIARVVSQAERPADEPVAEDADVVKE; translated from the coding sequence GTGCTTTACGCAGCAGAGGGCGGCGGGGGTGCCGGCAGCCTGACGCCGATCCTCATGATCGCTCTGCTCTTCGGCGTCATGTACTTCATGATGATCCGCCCCCAGCAGAAGCGCCGCCGTGAGGCGGAGTCCATGCAGTCCGCCCTCGCGCCCGGCGACGAGGTGGTCACCATCGGTGGCCTCTACGGCACGGTCACCGGCGTGGACGACGACACCGTCCTGCTCGAGGTCGCGCCCGGTGTGCAGACCCGCTACGCCCGTCCGGCCATCGCCCGGGTCGTCAGCCAGGCGGAGCGCCCGGCCGACGAGCCGGTCGCCGAGGACGCGGACGTCGTCAAGGAGTGA
- the secD gene encoding protein translocase subunit SecD, producing MAPPQGQMRPGRQLAVLGLIFVVLYLLVFFAGGASGGLKDRLEPKLGLDLVGGTRLTLEATNSIGGQAPTAENLEEARQIIESRVNAFGVAEAEVVTEGNRNIVISLPGENRDLTEVGSAAELRFRKVLKAADGSGAATAPPPAATPAPSGSAAPAPSGSAKPSGSAAPSGSAAPKATASPSGGQGGMAPAPSASASAAPSATPSAGAATPTPSASAEPVPQSIEDQRKAVEQKVGAAAWAAASGLQAPADLAADPSLAEKLKPFAALDPREVAVLPATMQFNVPQISCAQLDKRPPASISAANQQAVACEDGAAKYLLDQAKVLGTDVEGASAVLDQTSQWVVSLDFSGPGQDKWTNLTREAFNNEGQACDATALGQDGKCRVAVVLDNEIVSSPEIQGVLTGNSQITGNFNQRDASALAGQLRYGALPVTFEAQEQQNVTATLGASHLRAGLLAAGIGMLLVIIYSFFYYRLLGSVIFLSLVLSALLVFGALVVLGRQIGFTLTLAGIAGMIVSLGVAADSFVIYFERLKDEIREGRSPRSAVPRAWIRARRTIISANAITLMSAVVLYVVSVGTVKGFAFALGLATVLDLVVVFLFRHPIMTMFARTSAFLSPRVSGLGRALPPRTAEPAKPRNPRVKEA from the coding sequence GTGGCACCACCTCAGGGACAGATGCGGCCCGGACGGCAACTGGCCGTGCTCGGGCTCATCTTCGTCGTCCTCTATCTTTTGGTGTTCTTCGCGGGCGGCGCCAGCGGCGGCTTGAAGGACAGGCTCGAGCCCAAGCTCGGCCTGGACCTCGTCGGCGGCACCCGGCTGACGCTGGAGGCGACCAACAGCATCGGTGGCCAGGCCCCGACGGCGGAGAACCTCGAAGAGGCCCGCCAGATCATCGAGAGCCGCGTCAACGCCTTCGGCGTCGCCGAGGCCGAGGTGGTCACCGAGGGCAACCGCAACATCGTGATCTCCCTGCCCGGTGAGAACCGCGACCTGACCGAGGTGGGCAGCGCCGCCGAGCTGCGCTTCCGCAAGGTGCTCAAGGCCGCCGACGGCAGCGGCGCGGCCACCGCCCCGCCGCCCGCCGCCACCCCGGCCCCCTCGGGCAGCGCGGCCCCGGCCCCGTCGGGCAGCGCGAAGCCTTCGGGCAGCGCCGCCCCGTCGGGCAGCGCCGCGCCGAAGGCGACCGCGTCGCCCAGCGGCGGCCAGGGCGGCATGGCCCCGGCCCCGAGCGCCAGCGCGTCGGCCGCGCCGAGCGCCACCCCCTCGGCCGGCGCCGCCACCCCGACGCCGAGCGCCAGCGCCGAGCCCGTGCCGCAGAGCATCGAGGACCAGCGCAAGGCCGTCGAGCAGAAGGTCGGCGCCGCCGCCTGGGCGGCCGCCAGCGGCCTCCAGGCCCCGGCCGACCTGGCCGCCGACCCGTCGCTGGCGGAGAAGCTCAAGCCGTTCGCGGCTCTCGACCCGCGCGAGGTCGCGGTGCTGCCGGCGACGATGCAGTTCAACGTGCCGCAGATCAGCTGCGCCCAGCTCGACAAGCGCCCGCCGGCGTCGATCTCGGCCGCCAACCAGCAGGCGGTGGCCTGCGAGGACGGCGCCGCGAAGTACCTGCTCGACCAGGCGAAGGTGCTGGGCACCGACGTCGAGGGCGCCAGCGCGGTGCTGGACCAGACCAGCCAGTGGGTCGTCAGCCTCGACTTCTCCGGCCCCGGCCAGGACAAGTGGACCAACCTGACCCGCGAGGCGTTCAACAACGAGGGCCAGGCCTGCGACGCCACCGCCCTCGGCCAGGACGGCAAGTGCCGCGTCGCCGTCGTGCTCGACAACGAGATCGTCTCCTCGCCCGAGATCCAGGGCGTGCTGACGGGCAACTCGCAGATCACCGGCAACTTCAACCAGCGCGACGCCAGCGCCCTGGCCGGCCAGCTGCGCTACGGCGCGCTGCCGGTGACCTTCGAGGCGCAGGAGCAGCAGAACGTCACCGCCACCCTGGGCGCCAGCCACCTGCGGGCCGGTCTGCTCGCGGCGGGCATCGGCATGCTGCTGGTCATCATCTACTCGTTCTTCTACTACCGCCTGCTCGGCTCCGTCATCTTCCTGAGCCTGGTCCTGTCGGCGCTGCTGGTCTTCGGCGCGCTGGTGGTGCTCGGCCGGCAGATCGGGTTCACCCTCACCCTCGCCGGCATCGCCGGCATGATCGTGTCACTAGGTGTGGCGGCGGACTCGTTCGTCATCTACTTCGAGCGGCTCAAGGACGAGATCCGGGAGGGGCGCAGCCCGCGCAGCGCGGTGCCGCGTGCCTGGATCCGGGCCCGCCGCACGATCATCTCGGCCAACGCGATCACGTTGATGTCGGCGGTGGTGCTCTACGTGGTCTCGGTCGGCACGGTGAAGGGCTTCGCCTTCGCCCTCGGCCTGGCCACGGTGCTGGACCTGGTCGTGGTCTTCCTCTTCCGGCACCCGATCATGACGATGTTCGCCCGCACCTCCGCGTTCCTGTCCCCGCGGGTCAGCGGTCTCGGCCGGGCGCTCCCGCCGCGGACGGCCGAGCCGGCCAAGCCCCGCAACCCGCGCGTGAAGGAGGCCTGA